One genomic segment of Clostridium estertheticum subsp. estertheticum includes these proteins:
- the tyrS gene encoding tyrosine--tRNA ligase produces MENVYDTLLERGYLKQLTHEDDIKKILGKEKVTFYIGFDPTADSLHVGHFVTMMFMAHMQRAGHRPIALVGGGTAMIGDPSGKTDMRKMLSKEEIDHNISCIKTQLSRLIDFKDDKAILENNANWLLNLNYVEFIRDIGVHFTVNRMLAAECYKQRLEKGLSFLEFNYMLMQGYDFLMLNQKYGCTMQLGGDDQWSNIIAGMELIRKKESKASYGITCALLTNSEGKKMGKTENGALWLDADKTSPHDFYQYWRNVEDSVVEKCLSLLTFVPMDEIRRLCALEGEKINEAKKVLAFEVTKLIHGEEEAMKAQSAAQALFGAGADMSSVPTVSIPGSMLGAGLMDILVYTKVLPSKAEARRLIEQGGLTINDKRIEDKNETLVDTDFKDGKVLIKKGKKKYYSLIIE; encoded by the coding sequence ATGGAAAATGTATATGATACACTTTTAGAACGAGGATATTTAAAGCAACTTACTCACGAGGATGATATCAAGAAAATATTAGGAAAGGAGAAGGTTACATTTTATATAGGATTTGATCCAACAGCGGATAGCCTACATGTTGGTCATTTTGTTACTATGATGTTTATGGCACATATGCAAAGGGCAGGGCATAGACCTATAGCATTAGTTGGTGGAGGAACTGCGATGATAGGTGATCCATCTGGTAAAACAGATATGAGAAAAATGCTTTCAAAGGAAGAAATTGATCATAACATAAGTTGCATAAAAACTCAGCTTTCAAGACTTATAGATTTTAAGGATGACAAAGCAATACTTGAAAACAATGCAAACTGGTTATTAAACTTAAATTATGTAGAATTTATAAGGGATATAGGAGTACATTTTACAGTAAACAGGATGTTAGCTGCTGAGTGTTATAAACAGAGATTAGAAAAGGGTTTATCTTTCCTTGAATTTAACTATATGCTTATGCAAGGATATGATTTTTTAATGTTAAATCAGAAATATGGATGCACTATGCAATTAGGTGGAGATGATCAATGGTCAAACATTATTGCTGGCATGGAACTGATAAGAAAAAAAGAAAGTAAAGCTTCTTATGGAATAACTTGTGCATTATTAACAAATAGTGAAGGCAAGAAAATGGGGAAAACGGAAAATGGCGCTTTATGGCTTGACGCAGATAAAACATCTCCACATGATTTTTACCAATACTGGAGAAATGTAGAGGACTCAGTTGTAGAGAAATGTTTATCTTTACTTACCTTTGTACCAATGGACGAAATCAGGAGGCTCTGCGCTTTAGAGGGTGAAAAAATTAATGAGGCTAAAAAAGTTTTAGCTTTTGAGGTTACAAAACTTATTCATGGAGAAGAAGAAGCTATGAAGGCTCAAAGCGCAGCACAAGCATTGTTTGGTGCTGGAGCTGATATGAGTAGCGTGCCGACTGTATCTATCCCAGGAAGCATGTTAGGTGCTGGATTGATGGATATATTAGTCTACACTAAAGTATTACCTTCAAAAGCAGAAGCTAGAAGGCTAATAGAACAAGGCGGATTAACTATCAATGATAAGAGGATCGAAGATAAAAATGAAACTCTAGTAGATACTGATTTCAAAGATGGTAAAGTACTTATTAAAAAAGGAAAGAAAAAATATTACTCATTGATCATTGAATAA
- a CDS encoding GerAB/ArcD/ProY family transporter — translation MDKLNTKHLMFIIWGTSIVAMKTYPNVFIINGGRDSWISVIIASILIFLYFIYILYICKKNSCYNMDEIYHKAIGKTMGDIFLILFILSLIVSLMESASVESNAIHVNLLQETPTWFFLLFILMPAIYVTKKGTRAITIVVIIGISLIMVAGIILAVLTAPYKKYNYLLPIMANGVTQSFILSVIKALGCYSGIAACIPFLSNVCHKPKIIKHSIIAILIVIQMEIFANIGLLTTFSLVRVLGINYPKLIQTQLVSYFSFIEGGEFFVMLQMVGGWFIKYVLVLNAILILIKRLSFFNKYTIYIITLLVFIFSYFLSAKVVLLYKFLNIYVYFSVISLILIPTIIFSIFYFKTKINSRTFTLK, via the coding sequence ATGGATAAGCTTAATACAAAACATTTGATGTTCATAATTTGGGGTACATCTATTGTAGCAATGAAAACTTACCCCAATGTATTTATTATAAATGGAGGACGTGATTCCTGGATTTCTGTTATAATTGCCTCTATATTAATATTCCTTTATTTTATTTATATACTTTACATCTGCAAAAAAAACAGTTGCTATAATATGGACGAAATATATCATAAAGCTATCGGTAAAACTATGGGTGATATTTTTTTAATTTTATTTATCCTAAGTCTAATTGTAAGTTTAATGGAAAGTGCTTCAGTTGAATCAAATGCAATACATGTAAATCTGCTACAGGAAACTCCAACTTGGTTTTTTCTATTGTTTATATTAATGCCAGCAATTTATGTAACAAAGAAAGGTACTAGAGCAATAACTATAGTTGTTATAATTGGTATTTCACTTATAATGGTGGCAGGAATAATTTTAGCGGTTCTTACAGCTCCATATAAAAAATACAATTACTTACTTCCTATAATGGCAAATGGCGTAACTCAATCTTTTATTTTATCAGTAATAAAAGCACTGGGATGTTATAGTGGTATAGCTGCTTGTATTCCATTTTTATCAAATGTTTGTCATAAACCCAAAATCATAAAACATTCCATTATTGCAATACTGATTGTAATACAAATGGAGATCTTCGCAAATATTGGTCTCTTAACTACCTTCTCATTAGTTAGAGTCCTCGGAATTAACTACCCTAAACTTATACAAACTCAGTTAGTTAGTTATTTTAGTTTTATAGAGGGTGGTGAATTCTTTGTAATGCTTCAAATGGTTGGCGGATGGTTTATAAAATATGTATTAGTACTAAATGCTATACTAATCCTAATAAAAAGGCTTTCCTTCTTTAACAAATACACAATATATATTATTACATTATTAGTATTCATATTTTCCTATTTCCTTTCTGCAAAAGTAGTATTATTATATAAATTTTTAAACATTTACGTTTATTTTTCTGTGATAAGCCTTATATTAATACCAACAATAATTTTCAGTATATTCTACTTTAAAACAAAAATAAATAGTAGGACATTTACTCTAAAATAA
- a CDS encoding ECF transporter S component codes for MESSNTSIKTIDIVQISLMAAIIYIATYLIKVPVGNKAVFHIGDSMVYLSALLLGKKKGVIAAALGMTLFDLSTPWFYWAPFTLIIKGGMAYITAMIAYRKGYKADNLWNNLFAFIVAGVWMVFGYFLSGLVVYKLTTNNVLLAFVDIPPNIGQVIVGIALALPLSLTLVKYNKNHGFIN; via the coding sequence ATGGAAAGTAGTAACACGTCTATTAAAACTATTGATATAGTACAAATTAGCCTTATGGCAGCTATTATATATATTGCTACATATTTAATAAAAGTACCAGTGGGGAATAAGGCTGTATTTCATATAGGGGATAGCATGGTATATTTATCTGCCTTGTTACTAGGAAAGAAAAAAGGTGTTATAGCGGCTGCACTTGGTATGACTTTATTTGATTTATCAACACCGTGGTTTTATTGGGCGCCTTTTACATTGATTATAAAAGGAGGAATGGCATACATAACAGCTATGATTGCATATAGGAAGGGATATAAAGCAGATAATTTGTGGAATAATCTATTTGCATTTATAGTAGCGGGTGTATGGATGGTTTTTGGGTATTTTCTTTCAGGCCTTGTAGTATATAAGCTAACAACTAATAACGTACTACTTGCATTTGTGGATATACCTCCAAATATTGGTCAAGTTATAGTTGGTATTGCTCTTGCATTGCCATTATCATTAACGCTTGTTAAATATAATAAAAATCATGGATTTATAAATTAG
- a CDS encoding spore germination protein, producing MEKVNIEYIKEKLKNSYDVKYREIKCEMGIIFGVFIDDLCDSKFISEYIFNPLIQHDITNVDIEYIKKEILPANNIGDINTNDEAISHILSGDLVLIFSFANKSIFCEAKGYVRRSVGIPVTENVIKGPREGFTEAFVDNVSLIRRKIKNLNLKFESMTLGSKSNTVVVLCYIEGVAPKKLVDYIRKKVSNIKLEFILDTNYIEEALKNKNTTFDTIGSTEKPDVVASKLLEGKIAIVVDGTPFVITAPYFFIDNFQSPDDYYSNKYFGNLSRITRVISFFAACLLSGVYLALATYHFSLIPSVLAIRFAVSRAGVPLPTVLELLLMTFFFQLLREAGIRLPQSIGQAMSIVGALILGDAVVGVGIASQSTVVIVALSSISSFLVPKLYGALSIWNIVIIMFSAVLGLPGFYIGFFILIAHMSGLESCGYPYLFPFGTLESFKSKDILYRKDLNNISNNIFDKDNYNEKI from the coding sequence ATGGAAAAAGTAAATATAGAGTATATTAAGGAGAAATTAAAAAACAGCTATGATGTTAAATATAGAGAAATAAAATGTGAAATGGGGATAATATTTGGCGTATTCATTGATGATTTATGTGATTCTAAATTTATTAGTGAATATATATTTAACCCGCTTATACAACATGATATTACAAATGTAGATATAGAGTATATAAAAAAAGAAATATTACCAGCTAATAATATTGGTGACATTAATACCAATGATGAGGCGATATCGCACATTTTGTCTGGTGACCTAGTGCTTATTTTTTCTTTTGCAAATAAATCAATTTTTTGTGAAGCGAAAGGGTATGTAAGGAGGAGTGTAGGTATTCCTGTTACAGAAAACGTTATTAAGGGACCAAGAGAAGGATTTACAGAGGCTTTTGTAGATAACGTATCGTTGATTAGGCGGAAAATAAAAAATCTCAATTTAAAATTTGAATCCATGACTTTAGGATCTAAATCAAATACAGTAGTTGTATTATGTTATATTGAAGGTGTTGCTCCTAAAAAACTTGTTGATTATATAAGAAAAAAAGTGTCCAATATAAAATTGGAGTTTATTTTAGATACGAATTATATTGAGGAAGCTCTTAAAAATAAGAACACTACTTTTGATACAATCGGCTCTACTGAAAAACCAGATGTGGTTGCATCAAAACTTTTAGAGGGAAAGATAGCAATAGTTGTAGATGGAACGCCGTTTGTAATTACTGCACCATATTTTTTTATAGATAATTTTCAATCGCCAGACGATTATTATTCTAATAAGTATTTTGGAAATTTATCTAGAATTACAAGAGTAATTAGCTTTTTTGCAGCTTGTTTATTGTCAGGTGTATACTTGGCTCTTGCGACCTACCATTTCTCTCTTATTCCATCTGTTCTTGCAATAAGGTTCGCAGTGTCTAGGGCAGGGGTGCCTCTTCCTACAGTTCTAGAACTACTTTTAATGACATTTTTCTTCCAGCTACTTAGGGAGGCGGGTATAAGATTGCCACAGTCAATAGGTCAAGCAATGAGTATTGTTGGAGCTTTAATATTAGGCGATGCTGTAGTTGGAGTAGGAATAGCCTCCCAAAGTACTGTGGTAATAGTTGCACTATCGTCTATATCTTCTTTTTTAGTTCCTAAACTTTATGGTGCTTTATCTATATGGAATATAGTTATTATTATGTTTTCAGCAGTGCTAGGGCTTCCAGGTTTTTATATTGGATTCTTCATTTTAATCGCACATATGTCGGGTCTGGAAAGTTGTGGATATCCATATTTGTTTCCGTTTGGCACATTAGAAAGTTTTAAATCTAAGGATATATTATATAGGAAAGATCTTAACAATATATCTAATAATATTTTCGATAAGGATAATTACAATGAGAAAATATAA
- a CDS encoding B3/4 domain-containing protein, with the protein MKNFIIEDGFWGLFPNAKIGVVICHGIDNTIRNQEGYLDMILRAEKEALKYLQNEEFSNNEVIKIWRESFQKFKSKKGARSSIEALLKRVDKGNHIGNINPLVDIYNSISLRYALPCGGEDIDKFNGDIRLTKAIGDEDFVPLGTDKNSPPYEGEVVYKDNAGAICRCWNWRESLRTILTEKTNNAFLCIELTDEKRQVEFENALKELETLVKNNLGGETQISILDTNNKNVQID; encoded by the coding sequence GTGAAAAATTTTATAATTGAAGATGGTTTTTGGGGTTTATTCCCTAATGCAAAGATTGGAGTTGTTATTTGTCATGGAATAGATAACACCATAAGAAATCAAGAAGGATACCTTGATATGATTTTAAGGGCTGAAAAAGAAGCTTTAAAATATTTGCAAAATGAAGAATTTAGCAATAACGAAGTAATAAAAATATGGAGAGAATCATTTCAAAAATTCAAAAGCAAAAAAGGTGCTAGGTCATCTATAGAAGCATTATTAAAGCGAGTTGATAAAGGAAATCATATTGGAAATATTAATCCATTGGTTGACATATACAATTCAATTTCATTAAGATACGCGCTGCCTTGCGGTGGTGAGGATATAGACAAATTTAACGGCGATATAAGATTAACAAAAGCAATTGGAGATGAAGACTTTGTTCCACTTGGAACAGATAAAAATTCACCCCCTTATGAAGGGGAAGTTGTATATAAAGACAATGCTGGAGCGATTTGCAGATGCTGGAACTGGCGAGAATCATTAAGAACCATATTAACTGAAAAAACAAATAACGCTTTTTTATGTATTGAATTGACTGATGAAAAAAGACAAGTGGAATTTGAAAATGCTTTAAAAGAATTAGAAACATTAGTAAAAAATAATTTAGGAGGAGAAACTCAGATATCAATTTTAGATACAAATAATAAGAATGTGCAAATTGATTAA
- a CDS encoding helix-turn-helix domain-containing protein: protein MDLKRISILLKRDEGTKLDYKQKIDILIESGKKELAKDVSAIANSRGGRGYIIIGVEDKTKRIIGIDANEFKEEQIQQIISSRCEPPIPISIDFILYQSKNLAIITIYDGGQKPYQLRENGAFYIRRGSTTDTMRKEELISCLQENFNLNIETMPIMNSDVNSLNFNIINKYFENKGILVNNDNRLEFMDNAGITFIERDYNKRVVTLGGLLVFSSINSIYLPHNMIKIINKVNDKFDEVILVQGNLLDMLDRVEEILKKIFPSNYPISAVHEAVKNAILYRDYTIFNKEIEIVVNYNSVSVISPGNLLFSTEVNTHNYLKRNMWIYDKLIVLDDKKRFIKSGKGFARMKKDFIKYGKVIFVDSKDDNTFKSIFPGVKHFI from the coding sequence ATGGATTTAAAAAGAATTAGCATCTTGCTCAAAAGGGATGAGGGTACAAAACTAGATTACAAGCAAAAAATTGATATATTAATAGAAAGTGGTAAAAAAGAATTAGCTAAAGATGTATCTGCTATAGCAAATTCTCGTGGAGGACGTGGATATATCATAATTGGGGTAGAGGATAAAACAAAAAGAATTATAGGTATTGATGCCAATGAATTTAAAGAAGAACAAATTCAACAAATAATTAGTTCAAGATGTGAACCACCTATTCCAATATCCATAGATTTTATATTATATCAAAGCAAAAACCTGGCAATTATAACTATATATGATGGTGGTCAGAAACCTTATCAATTAAGGGAAAATGGGGCGTTTTACATAAGACGAGGGTCCACAACAGATACAATGAGGAAAGAGGAATTAATTTCCTGTTTACAAGAAAATTTTAATCTTAATATTGAGACTATGCCTATTATGAATAGTGATGTTAATAGTTTGAATTTCAATATAATCAATAAGTATTTTGAAAATAAAGGAATCTTAGTAAATAACGATAATAGGTTAGAATTTATGGACAATGCAGGAATAACTTTTATAGAAAGAGATTATAATAAAAGGGTAGTTACCCTGGGTGGATTATTAGTATTTTCCTCAATAAATAGTATTTATTTACCTCATAATATGATAAAGATTATAAATAAGGTAAACGATAAATTCGATGAGGTAATACTTGTGCAAGGTAATTTATTAGATATGTTAGATAGAGTAGAAGAAATTTTAAAAAAGATATTTCCATCAAATTATCCTATAAGTGCAGTTCATGAAGCCGTAAAGAATGCAATACTTTATAGGGATTATACTATATTTAACAAGGAAATTGAAATAGTAGTAAATTACAACAGTGTAAGTGTAATTAGCCCTGGTAATCTATTATTTTCAACTGAAGTTAATACTCATAATTATTTAAAAAGAAACATGTGGATATATGATAAGCTAATAGTTTTGGATGACAAAAAAAGATTTATAAAATCGGGGAAAGGATTTGCACGAATGAAAAAGGATTTTATTAAGTATGGTAAAGTAATATTTGTGGATTCAAAAGATGATAATACCTTTAAGTCTATTTTCCCAGGAGTTAAGCATTTTATTTGA
- a CDS encoding DMT family transporter, with protein sequence MEWIYLVVAGFFEVAWAIELKYSLGFTKTLPSLLTIIGMITSFYFLSLSLKSLPLGTAYAVWTGIGTVGTVVLGVILFKEPIDIMRVICVVLIVIGIIGLKLITIK encoded by the coding sequence ATGGAATGGATTTATTTAGTGGTAGCTGGATTTTTTGAAGTAGCATGGGCAATCGAGTTAAAATATTCGCTAGGATTCACGAAAACATTACCCAGTTTATTAACCATTATAGGAATGATTACAAGTTTTTACTTTTTATCATTATCTCTAAAAAGTCTACCACTTGGAACTGCATATGCAGTTTGGACTGGCATAGGAACTGTTGGCACAGTGGTCTTAGGCGTTATTTTATTTAAAGAGCCAATTGATATTATGCGTGTTATTTGCGTTGTATTAATTGTAATTGGAATCATTGGTTTAAAACTGATAACGATAAAATAA
- a CDS encoding Ger(x)C family spore germination protein, whose amino-acid sequence MRKYKKILLIICLIINCFNMSACFSYRDINRVLFVTALVIDVDQSGNPVTYIEAFKGIKGASTEGVDERILFNGKGKTLFEAIRDMNSTSSYKLNYTQNKVIIFTQRAAEHGLDNFVDLLSRDQELLVRPYIAVYPGDAQKLMGLKITQEKYIGFFITELIQNIGSSPRAVILTLNDYLNKRVAGEKTSVLTIIDMPKDSLEPKLQINGGAVIKDDKMVSILESTEGLGYNFLKNTLSSGILEVTNPCDINKFVTLEIVKSKTKTEVNYSDNIVHFKKKIKVKVDFGEAQESIILTKKNVAKMEETAEDNIKKACNILFSKYKDKGIDIFEISDEFYRKYPNVKIPNIIKKTELKVEVDVEIMTSGDDKNFH is encoded by the coding sequence ATGAGAAAATATAAAAAAATATTGCTTATAATATGTTTAATAATAAATTGTTTTAATATGTCAGCATGCTTTAGTTACAGGGATATAAATAGGGTTTTATTTGTTACTGCATTAGTCATAGATGTGGATCAAAGTGGTAACCCTGTAACATACATTGAAGCGTTTAAGGGAATAAAGGGGGCGTCTACTGAAGGTGTGGATGAGAGAATATTATTTAATGGTAAAGGAAAAACATTATTTGAGGCCATTAGAGATATGAACTCAACCTCAAGTTACAAATTAAATTATACACAAAATAAAGTCATAATATTTACTCAAAGGGCTGCAGAGCACGGACTTGATAATTTCGTAGACTTGCTATCTCGTGACCAGGAATTACTTGTAAGACCCTATATAGCAGTATATCCAGGGGATGCACAAAAACTTATGGGGTTGAAAATTACTCAGGAAAAGTACATTGGGTTCTTTATAACAGAACTTATACAAAACATTGGATCATCCCCAAGAGCTGTAATATTAACTTTAAATGATTATCTAAATAAAAGAGTTGCTGGAGAGAAAACATCTGTATTAACAATAATAGATATGCCAAAGGATAGTTTGGAGCCGAAATTACAAATAAATGGTGGAGCGGTAATCAAAGATGATAAAATGGTAAGCATTTTAGAAAGTACTGAGGGGCTAGGATATAACTTTTTAAAGAATACTTTATCAAGTGGTATTTTAGAAGTAACTAATCCTTGTGATATTAATAAATTTGTTACTCTAGAAATAGTAAAAAGTAAAACTAAAACAGAAGTAAATTATTCAGATAACATTGTTCACTTTAAAAAGAAAATTAAAGTTAAGGTAGATTTTGGTGAGGCTCAAGAAAGTATTATACTTACTAAAAAAAATGTTGCGAAAATGGAAGAGACGGCAGAAGATAACATCAAGAAGGCTTGCAATATCTTATTTTCTAAATACAAGGATAAGGGGATAGATATTTTTGAAATAAGTGATGAATTTTATAGGAAATATCCAAATGTAAAAATCCCAAATATTATTAAGAAAACTGAGTTGAAAGTCGAAGTAGATGTAGAAATAATGACCTCCGGAGATGATAAAAATTTTCATTAA
- a CDS encoding peptide chain release factor 3 — translation MEDYIKQIKKRRTFAIISHPDAGKTTLTEKLLLYGGAIRLAGSVKARKASKHAVSDWMEIEKQRGISVTSSVMQFNYKDFCINILDTPGHQDFSEDTYRTLMAADSAVMIIDGAKGVEAQTRKLFHVCSIREIPIFTFINKMDRETRDIFELMEEIENEFGIRSYPMNWPIGCGVDFKGVYDRRTKEIIVFDDGKHGQIEVKETKINAFDEKAIELIGDDLYNKLMEDMELLDVAGDDFDLEKVANGELTPVFFGSASTNFGVEPFLESFLELTSPPLPRNSSIGKIDVYSKYFSAFVFKIQANMNKAHRDRIAFMRICSGEFEKGMDVYHMQGGNKIKLAQPQQFLAQEREIVDTAYAGDIIGVFDPGIFSIGDTICSSSNKFEFEGIPTFAPEHFARVRTVDTMKRKQFIKGVTQIAQEGAIQVFKELHIGIEQIVVGVVGVLQFEVLEFRLKNEYSVDIKIDRLAFKNIRWIEKSEIDKEKLNLTSDARLVKDFKDRDLLLFQNDWGISWALEHNKGLILSDVSKNND, via the coding sequence TTGGAGGATTACATAAAACAGATTAAAAAGAGAAGAACGTTTGCTATAATTTCTCATCCAGATGCGGGTAAAACTACACTGACGGAAAAGTTATTATTATATGGTGGTGCTATAAGGCTTGCAGGTTCAGTTAAGGCTAGAAAAGCTTCTAAACATGCAGTTTCTGATTGGATGGAAATAGAAAAACAAAGAGGTATTTCTGTTACGTCTTCAGTTATGCAATTTAATTATAAAGATTTTTGTATAAACATACTTGATACCCCAGGGCATCAAGATTTTAGTGAAGATACATATAGAACGCTTATGGCAGCAGACAGCGCAGTAATGATTATAGATGGTGCAAAAGGAGTAGAGGCACAAACAAGAAAACTATTCCATGTATGTAGCATAAGAGAGATTCCTATCTTTACTTTTATTAATAAGATGGATAGAGAAACTAGAGATATATTTGAGCTTATGGAAGAAATAGAAAATGAATTTGGTATTAGATCTTATCCAATGAATTGGCCTATAGGTTGCGGGGTAGATTTTAAAGGCGTTTACGATAGGCGTACAAAGGAAATTATTGTTTTTGATGATGGAAAGCATGGGCAAATAGAAGTTAAGGAAACAAAGATTAATGCTTTTGATGAAAAGGCAATTGAGCTTATTGGCGACGATTTATATAATAAGCTTATGGAAGATATGGAACTTCTAGATGTAGCTGGTGATGATTTTGATTTAGAGAAAGTAGCTAATGGTGAGCTTACTCCAGTATTTTTTGGTAGTGCCTCAACTAACTTTGGTGTTGAACCATTTTTAGAAAGCTTTTTAGAATTAACATCACCTCCATTACCAAGAAATTCGAGTATAGGGAAAATTGATGTTTATAGTAAATACTTTTCTGCGTTTGTTTTTAAAATTCAAGCGAATATGAATAAGGCTCATAGGGATAGAATTGCTTTTATGAGGATTTGTTCTGGAGAATTTGAAAAAGGCATGGATGTTTATCATATGCAAGGCGGTAATAAAATAAAACTTGCACAACCTCAACAATTTTTAGCACAAGAGAGAGAAATAGTAGATACAGCTTATGCAGGAGATATTATTGGAGTTTTTGATCCAGGTATATTCAGTATAGGGGACACTATATGTTCGTCCTCAAATAAATTTGAGTTTGAAGGAATACCAACTTTTGCGCCAGAACATTTTGCAAGGGTGAGAACTGTTGATACTATGAAGAGAAAGCAATTTATAAAGGGAGTAACACAAATAGCTCAAGAGGGAGCAATCCAAGTATTTAAGGAACTACATATAGGAATTGAACAAATTGTAGTTGGAGTTGTAGGAGTGCTTCAGTTTGAGGTATTAGAATTTAGACTTAAAAACGAATATAGTGTAGATATTAAAATTGATAGGTTAGCATTTAAAAATATAAGATGGATTGAAAAGAGTGAAATAGATAAAGAAAAACTTAACTTAACTAGTGATGCTAGATTAGTTAAAGATTTTAAGGACAGGGATCTATTATTATTCCAAAATGATTGGGGTATTAGTTGGGCATTAGAGCATAATAAAGGTTTAATCTTATCGGATGTTAGTAAAAATAATGATTAA
- a CDS encoding DUF5670 family protein yields MTFLRWLGGFVVLFWLMGVLFSKGGSLINILLIVAAVVFIIDILFSKRKNL; encoded by the coding sequence ATGACTTTCTTGCGATGGCTTGGTGGATTTGTGGTTTTATTTTGGTTAATGGGAGTACTTTTTAGTAAAGGTGGAAGTTTAATTAATATATTACTAATAGTTGCTGCAGTTGTATTTATAATTGACATTCTATTTAGTAAAAGAAAAAATTTATAA
- a CDS encoding radical SAM protein — MSNFSYKDIYIEDGKRVLEMNILPEKYCNFDCIFCPIGRSHNKIDTQQTFSDISESLNELEHKLMNNEVDLVFINSKGEALVNDKIENVINLVKSKGLAVRLLSNGYILGRVEYMKIANKCDEVIGEIKVITDKDFQKIQRPIDGYSFHEHISSMISFNKQYKGKFILEITILKGYNDSEEAVSKLRNIIDELSPDKIIIERMDDDRFKEKLGISDEKFHAISKALLNK; from the coding sequence ATGAGTAATTTTAGTTATAAGGATATTTATATTGAGGATGGTAAGCGGGTTCTTGAGATGAATATATTACCAGAAAAGTATTGCAACTTTGATTGCATATTTTGCCCTATTGGAAGGTCACACAACAAAATAGACACACAACAAACATTTTCGGATATTTCTGAATCCTTAAATGAACTGGAACATAAATTAATGAATAATGAAGTGGATTTAGTATTTATAAACTCTAAAGGAGAAGCTCTGGTTAATGATAAAATTGAAAATGTTATTAACCTAGTGAAAAGTAAAGGATTGGCAGTGAGATTACTTTCAAACGGTTATATATTGGGTAGAGTTGAATACATGAAAATAGCCAATAAATGTGATGAAGTAATTGGAGAAATAAAAGTTATTACGGATAAGGATTTTCAAAAGATTCAACGCCCTATTGATGGTTATAGCTTCCATGAGCATATATCAAGTATGATCTCTTTCAATAAACAATACAAGGGTAAGTTTATATTAGAGATAACAATTCTCAAGGGATACAATGACAGCGAAGAGGCCGTTTCCAAGTTAAGAAATATTATTGATGAATTATCACCAGACAAGATAATTATTGAAAGAATGGACGATGACAGATTTAAAGAGAAACTCGGAATAAGTGATGAAAAATTTCATGCCATTTCAAAGGCATTACTTAATAAGTAG